A region of Arabidopsis thaliana chromosome 5, partial sequence DNA encodes the following proteins:
- the LCBK1 gene encoding long-chain base (LCB) kinase 1 gives MQKSGVNRNPSLKVAIPQAQQSLRRLGFCSQIATGGSQQSSPIVFPEKRNKKVKASSRRGEVTNDPQVKPKPDEHRIDIGGGDEKSDLLGSLVYAGKLVLDKRKSASGKDATEIQQPAATDISIKKAVDAKLTSSALVWGSDMLQLNDVVSVTYNVGLRHFTVHAYPIGKGSCGLSCFTKPKRSRKDFRFVAPTVEEAVQWVASFGDQQCFINCLPHPLVAKKQASSELFSVPIDTPPELVFRCKSAPKMLVILNPRSGHGRSIKVFHNVVEPIFKLAGIKMEVVKTTKAGHARELASTVDINLCSDGIICVGGDGIINEVLNGLLTRSNPKEGVSIPIGIVPAGSDNSLVWTVLGVRDPISAALSIVKGGLTATDVFAVEWIHTGIIHFGMTVSYYGFVSDVLELSEKYQKRFGPLRYFVAGFLKFMCLPKYSYEVEYLPAQKEDAEGKIRLEKEAVDMQDLYTDVMRRSSREGFPRASSLSSIDSIMTPSVGELDTCSSTHASTEPSEYVRGIDPKMKRLSSGRRDVTAEPEVIHPQAQSTTPNWPRTRSKSRMDKGWMGLTSVQDPPTRCSWGNTGGQDREDISSTVSDPGPIWDAGPKWDTEPSAWDVENSIELPGPPEDIETGLRKQSITPIFEDKWVSRKGHFLGIMVCNHACRTVQSSQVVAPNSEHDDGTMDMLLVHGCGRLRLLRFFILLQTGRHLSLPYVECVKVKSVKIKAGKNTHDSCGIDGELFALHGEVISTMLPEQCRLIESHR, from the exons ATGCAGAAGAGTGGTGTTAATCGGAACCCTTCTTTGAAAGTAGCCATTCCTCAGGCACAACAGTCGCTTAGACGTTTAGGTTTTTGCTCCCAAATAGCTACGGGTGGATCTCAGCAGTCATCTCCTATAGTATTCCctgaaaagagaaataagaaggTGAAGGCATCTTCGAGACGTGGTGAGGTTACTAATGATCCACAGGTGAAACCGAAGCCTGATGAGCATCGGATCGATATTGGTGGAGGGGATGAGAAATCAGATTTGTTAGGTAGTCTTGTTTACGCTGGGAAGCTTGTGTTGGATAAGAGGAAATCTGCGAGTGGAAAAGATGCAACAGAGATACAGCAACCAGCCGCTACGGACATCTCTATTAAGAAAGCAGTTGATGCAAAGCTTACAAGCAGCGCTTTGGTTTGGGGTTCTGACATGCTACAGCTTAACGATGTTGTCTCG GTGACATACAATGTTGGTCTTAGGCATTTCACTGTGCATGCTTATCCAATTGGCAAGGGTTCTTGTGGCCTGTCTTGCTTCACGAAACCAAAGAGAAGCCGCAAGGATTTCCGCTTTGTCGCACCTACAGTAGAAGAAGCCGTTCAATGGGTGGCCAGTTTTGGAGATCAACAATGTTTTATCAACTGTTTGCCACATCCTTTAGTCGCAAAGAAACAGGCTTCGTCTGAGTTATTTTCGGTCCCCATTGATACCCCTCCTGAGTTGGTCTTCAGGTGTAAGAGTGCACCCAAAATGCTTGTCATATTGAACCCTAGGTCAGGACATGGACGATCTATCAAAGTTTTCCATAATGTCGTGGAACCAATTTTCAAG CTGGCCGGAATTAAGATGGAGGTTGTCAAAACAACTAAAGCAGGTCATGCGAGAGAATTGGCTTCCACTGTCGACATTAACTTATGCTCTGACG GAATTATTTGTGTTGGAGGGGATGGAATCATCAATGAG GTTCTTAATGGTCTGCTTACTCGAAGCAATCCGAAAGAAGGAGTTTCTATCCCAATTGGAATAGTACCTGCTGGTTCTGATAACTCGTTAGTTTGGACTGTCCTTGGTGTAAGAGATCCTATTTCTGCAGCACTCTCTATTGTGAAG ggtGGCCTAACAGCTACTGATGTCTTTGCTGTTGAATGGATTCATACCGGTATTATACACTTTGGAATGACTGTTTCCTACTATGGTTTTGTTAGCGATG TTTTGGAGCTCTctgaaaaataccaaaaacgGTTTGGTCCTTTGCGTTACTTTGTTGCTGGATTCCTCAAGTTCATGTGTTTGCCGAAGTATAGCTATGAAGTGGAATATCTTCCGGCACAAAAAGAGGATGCAGAAGGCAAAATTCGACTTGAAAAGGAAGCTGTGGATATGCAAGATCTCTACACGGATGTAATGAGGAGATCAAGCAGAGAAGGATTTCCTAGAGCCTCCAGTTTATCAAGTATTGACTCCATAATGACCCCAAGCGTAGGCGAATTAGACACTTGTAGCAGCACACATGCCAGCACTGAGCCGTCTGAATATGTCCGTGGAATAGATCCTAAAATGAAACGCTTGTCCTCTGGAAGAAGAGATGTTACGGCTGAGCCAGAGGTTATTCATCCTCAAGCACAGTCAACAACCCCTAATTGGCCAAGGACAAGATCAAAGTCAAGAATGGATAAAGGATGGATGGGGTTAACATCCGTGCAGGATCCTCCAACTCGATGTTCATGGGGGAATACCGGTGGTCAAGACAGGGAAGATATATCATCTACTGTATCTGATCCAGGTCCAATCTGGGATGCAGGACCCAAATGGGACACTGAACCGTCTGCTTGGGATGTAGAAAATTCGATCGAGCTGCCTGGTCCTCCTGAGGATATAGAGACAGGACTGAGGAAACAGAGCATCACTCCAATATTTGAGGATAAATGGGTTTCGAGAAAGGGACATTTCCTCGGCATCATGGTCTGTAACCATGCTTGTCGGACTGTGCAAAGTTCCCAAGTCGTGGCTCCCAATTCAGAACATGATGATGGTACAATGGATATGCTCTTGGTTCATGGGTGTGGAAGACTGAGGTTACTGAGGTTTTTTATACTTTTGCAAACAGGTCGACACCTTTCTCTTCCGTATGTTGAGTGTGTAAAG GTGAAATCAGTGAAGATAAAGGCGGGGAAAAATACGCATGACAGTTGCGGGATAGACGGGGAACTGTTTGCATTGCATGGAGAAGTGATATCGACAATGCTACCTGAACAATGCAGACTGATCG AGTCTCACAGATGA
- the LCBK1 gene encoding long-chain base (LCB) kinase 1 (long-chain base (LCB) kinase 1 (LCBK1); FUNCTIONS IN: diacylglycerol kinase activity, D-erythro-sphingosine kinase activity; INVOLVED IN: activation of protein kinase C activity by G-protein coupled receptor protein signaling pathway, sphingolipid biosynthetic process; LOCATED IN: plasma membrane; EXPRESSED IN: 23 plant structures; EXPRESSED DURING: 15 growth stages; CONTAINS InterPro DOMAIN/s: Diacylglycerol kinase, catalytic domain (InterPro:IPR001206); BEST Arabidopsis thaliana protein match is: sphingosine kinase 1 (TAIR:AT4G21540.1); Has 4352 Blast hits to 4113 proteins in 1166 species: Archae - 8; Bacteria - 2944; Metazoa - 550; Fungi - 174; Plants - 282; Viruses - 0; Other Eukaryotes - 394 (source: NCBI BLink).) encodes MQKSGVNRNPSLKVAIPQAQQSLRRLGFCSQIATGGSQQSSPIVFPEKRNKKVKASSRRGEVTNDPQVKPKPDEHRIDIGGGDEKSDLLGSLVYAGKLVLDKRKSASGKDATEIQQPAATDISIKKAVDAKLTSSALVWGSDMLQLNDVVSVTYNVGLRHFTVHAYPIGKGSCGLSCFTKPKRSRKDFRFVAPTVEEAVQWVASFGDQQCFINCLPHPLVAKKQASSELFSVPIDTPPELVFRCKSAPKMLVILNPRSGHGRSIKVFHNVVEPIFKLAGIKMEVVKTTKAGHARELASTVDINLCSDGIICVGGDGIINEVLNGLLTRSNPKEGVSIPIGIVPAGSDNSLVWTVLGVRDPISAALSIVKGGLTATDVFAVEWIHTGIIHFGMTVSYYGFVSDVLELSEKYQKRFGPLRYFVAGFLKFMCLPKYSYEVEYLPAQKEDAEGKIRLEKEAVDMQDLYTDVMRRSSREGFPRASSLSSIDSIMTPSVGELDTCSSTHASTEPSEYVRGIDPKMKRLSSGRRDVTAEPEVIHPQAQSTTPNWPRTRSKSRMDKGWMGLTSVQDPPTRCSWGNTGGQDREDISSTVSDPGPIWDAGPKWDTEPSAWDVENSIELPGPPEDIETGLRKQSITPIFEDKWVSRKGHFLGIMVCNHACRTVQSSQVVAPNSEHDDGTMDMLLVHGCGRLRLLRFFILLQTGRHLSLPYVECVKVKSVKIKAGKNTHDSCGIDGELFALHGEVISTMLPEQCRLIGNAPGRHS; translated from the exons ATGCAGAAGAGTGGTGTTAATCGGAACCCTTCTTTGAAAGTAGCCATTCCTCAGGCACAACAGTCGCTTAGACGTTTAGGTTTTTGCTCCCAAATAGCTACGGGTGGATCTCAGCAGTCATCTCCTATAGTATTCCctgaaaagagaaataagaaggTGAAGGCATCTTCGAGACGTGGTGAGGTTACTAATGATCCACAGGTGAAACCGAAGCCTGATGAGCATCGGATCGATATTGGTGGAGGGGATGAGAAATCAGATTTGTTAGGTAGTCTTGTTTACGCTGGGAAGCTTGTGTTGGATAAGAGGAAATCTGCGAGTGGAAAAGATGCAACAGAGATACAGCAACCAGCCGCTACGGACATCTCTATTAAGAAAGCAGTTGATGCAAAGCTTACAAGCAGCGCTTTGGTTTGGGGTTCTGACATGCTACAGCTTAACGATGTTGTCTCG GTGACATACAATGTTGGTCTTAGGCATTTCACTGTGCATGCTTATCCAATTGGCAAGGGTTCTTGTGGCCTGTCTTGCTTCACGAAACCAAAGAGAAGCCGCAAGGATTTCCGCTTTGTCGCACCTACAGTAGAAGAAGCCGTTCAATGGGTGGCCAGTTTTGGAGATCAACAATGTTTTATCAACTGTTTGCCACATCCTTTAGTCGCAAAGAAACAGGCTTCGTCTGAGTTATTTTCGGTCCCCATTGATACCCCTCCTGAGTTGGTCTTCAGGTGTAAGAGTGCACCCAAAATGCTTGTCATATTGAACCCTAGGTCAGGACATGGACGATCTATCAAAGTTTTCCATAATGTCGTGGAACCAATTTTCAAG CTGGCCGGAATTAAGATGGAGGTTGTCAAAACAACTAAAGCAGGTCATGCGAGAGAATTGGCTTCCACTGTCGACATTAACTTATGCTCTGACG GAATTATTTGTGTTGGAGGGGATGGAATCATCAATGAG GTTCTTAATGGTCTGCTTACTCGAAGCAATCCGAAAGAAGGAGTTTCTATCCCAATTGGAATAGTACCTGCTGGTTCTGATAACTCGTTAGTTTGGACTGTCCTTGGTGTAAGAGATCCTATTTCTGCAGCACTCTCTATTGTGAAG ggtGGCCTAACAGCTACTGATGTCTTTGCTGTTGAATGGATTCATACCGGTATTATACACTTTGGAATGACTGTTTCCTACTATGGTTTTGTTAGCGATG TTTTGGAGCTCTctgaaaaataccaaaaacgGTTTGGTCCTTTGCGTTACTTTGTTGCTGGATTCCTCAAGTTCATGTGTTTGCCGAAGTATAGCTATGAAGTGGAATATCTTCCGGCACAAAAAGAGGATGCAGAAGGCAAAATTCGACTTGAAAAGGAAGCTGTGGATATGCAAGATCTCTACACGGATGTAATGAGGAGATCAAGCAGAGAAGGATTTCCTAGAGCCTCCAGTTTATCAAGTATTGACTCCATAATGACCCCAAGCGTAGGCGAATTAGACACTTGTAGCAGCACACATGCCAGCACTGAGCCGTCTGAATATGTCCGTGGAATAGATCCTAAAATGAAACGCTTGTCCTCTGGAAGAAGAGATGTTACGGCTGAGCCAGAGGTTATTCATCCTCAAGCACAGTCAACAACCCCTAATTGGCCAAGGACAAGATCAAAGTCAAGAATGGATAAAGGATGGATGGGGTTAACATCCGTGCAGGATCCTCCAACTCGATGTTCATGGGGGAATACCGGTGGTCAAGACAGGGAAGATATATCATCTACTGTATCTGATCCAGGTCCAATCTGGGATGCAGGACCCAAATGGGACACTGAACCGTCTGCTTGGGATGTAGAAAATTCGATCGAGCTGCCTGGTCCTCCTGAGGATATAGAGACAGGACTGAGGAAACAGAGCATCACTCCAATATTTGAGGATAAATGGGTTTCGAGAAAGGGACATTTCCTCGGCATCATGGTCTGTAACCATGCTTGTCGGACTGTGCAAAGTTCCCAAGTCGTGGCTCCCAATTCAGAACATGATGATGGTACAATGGATATGCTCTTGGTTCATGGGTGTGGAAGACTGAGGTTACTGAGGTTTTTTATACTTTTGCAAACAGGTCGACACCTTTCTCTTCCGTATGTTGAGTGTGTAAAG GTGAAATCAGTGAAGATAAAGGCGGGGAAAAATACGCATGACAGTTGCGGGATAGACGGGGAACTGTTTGCATTGCATGGAGAAGTGATATCGACAATGCTACCTGAACAATGCAGACTGATCGGTAACGCTCCTGGACGACATTCATAG
- the LCBK1 gene encoding long-chain base (LCB) kinase 1 (long-chain base (LCB) kinase 1 (LCBK1); FUNCTIONS IN: diacylglycerol kinase activity, D-erythro-sphingosine kinase activity; INVOLVED IN: activation of protein kinase C activity by G-protein coupled receptor protein signaling pathway, sphingolipid biosynthetic process; LOCATED IN: plasma membrane; EXPRESSED IN: 23 plant structures; EXPRESSED DURING: 15 growth stages; CONTAINS InterPro DOMAIN/s: Diacylglycerol kinase, catalytic domain (InterPro:IPR001206); BEST Arabidopsis thaliana protein match is: sphingosine kinase 1 (TAIR:AT4G21540.1); Has 1850 Blast hits to 1642 proteins in 445 species: Archae - 2; Bacteria - 669; Metazoa - 552; Fungi - 144; Plants - 247; Viruses - 0; Other Eukaryotes - 236 (source: NCBI BLink).), whose amino-acid sequence MQKSGVNRNPSLKVAIPQAQQSLRRLGFCSQIATGGSQQSSPIVFPEKRNKKVKASSRRGEVTNDPQVKPKPDEHRIDIGGGDEKSDLLGSLVYAGKLVLDKRKSASGKDATEIQQPAATDISIKKAVDAKLTSSALVWGSDMLQLNDVVSVTYNVGLRHFTVHAYPIGKGSCGLSCFTKPKRSRKDFRFVAPTVEEAVQWVASFGDQQCFINCLPHPLVAKKQASSELFSVPIDTPPELVFRCKSAPKMLVILNPRSGHGRSIKVFHNVVEPIFKLAGIKMEVVKTTKAGHARELASTVDINLCSDGIICVGGDGIINENSLGRLRWIQKTAFDVLNGLLTRSNPKEGVSIPIGIVPAGSDNSLVWTVLGVRDPISAALSIVKGGLTATDVFAVEWIHTGIIHFGMTVSYYGFVSDVLELSEKYQKRFGPLRYFVAGFLKFMCLPKYSYEVEYLPAQKEDAEGKIRLEKEAVDMQDLYTDVMRRSSREGFPRASSLSSIDSIMTPSVGELDTCSSTHASTEPSEYVRGIDPKMKRLSSGRRDVTAEPEVIHPQAQSTTPNWPRTRSKSRMDKGWMGLTSVQDPPTRCSWGNTGGQDREDISSTVSDPGPIWDAGPKWDTEPSAWDVENSIELPGPPEDIETGLRKQSITPIFEDKWVSRKGHFLGIMVCNHACRTVQSSQVVAPNSEHDDGTMDMLLVHGCGRLRLLRFFILLQTGRHLSLPYVECVKVKSVKIKAGKNTHDSCGIDGELFALHGEVISTMLPEQCRLIGNAPGRHS is encoded by the exons ATGCAGAAGAGTGGTGTTAATCGGAACCCTTCTTTGAAAGTAGCCATTCCTCAGGCACAACAGTCGCTTAGACGTTTAGGTTTTTGCTCCCAAATAGCTACGGGTGGATCTCAGCAGTCATCTCCTATAGTATTCCctgaaaagagaaataagaaggTGAAGGCATCTTCGAGACGTGGTGAGGTTACTAATGATCCACAGGTGAAACCGAAGCCTGATGAGCATCGGATCGATATTGGTGGAGGGGATGAGAAATCAGATTTGTTAGGTAGTCTTGTTTACGCTGGGAAGCTTGTGTTGGATAAGAGGAAATCTGCGAGTGGAAAAGATGCAACAGAGATACAGCAACCAGCCGCTACGGACATCTCTATTAAGAAAGCAGTTGATGCAAAGCTTACAAGCAGCGCTTTGGTTTGGGGTTCTGACATGCTACAGCTTAACGATGTTGTCTCG GTGACATACAATGTTGGTCTTAGGCATTTCACTGTGCATGCTTATCCAATTGGCAAGGGTTCTTGTGGCCTGTCTTGCTTCACGAAACCAAAGAGAAGCCGCAAGGATTTCCGCTTTGTCGCACCTACAGTAGAAGAAGCCGTTCAATGGGTGGCCAGTTTTGGAGATCAACAATGTTTTATCAACTGTTTGCCACATCCTTTAGTCGCAAAGAAACAGGCTTCGTCTGAGTTATTTTCGGTCCCCATTGATACCCCTCCTGAGTTGGTCTTCAGGTGTAAGAGTGCACCCAAAATGCTTGTCATATTGAACCCTAGGTCAGGACATGGACGATCTATCAAAGTTTTCCATAATGTCGTGGAACCAATTTTCAAG CTGGCCGGAATTAAGATGGAGGTTGTCAAAACAACTAAAGCAGGTCATGCGAGAGAATTGGCTTCCACTGTCGACATTAACTTATGCTCTGACG GAATTATTTGTGTTGGAGGGGATGGAATCATCAATGAG AACTCTTTAGGTAGACTAAGATGGATTCAAAAGACTGCTTTCGAT GTTCTTAATGGTCTGCTTACTCGAAGCAATCCGAAAGAAGGAGTTTCTATCCCAATTGGAATAGTACCTGCTGGTTCTGATAACTCGTTAGTTTGGACTGTCCTTGGTGTAAGAGATCCTATTTCTGCAGCACTCTCTATTGTGAAG ggtGGCCTAACAGCTACTGATGTCTTTGCTGTTGAATGGATTCATACCGGTATTATACACTTTGGAATGACTGTTTCCTACTATGGTTTTGTTAGCGATG TTTTGGAGCTCTctgaaaaataccaaaaacgGTTTGGTCCTTTGCGTTACTTTGTTGCTGGATTCCTCAAGTTCATGTGTTTGCCGAAGTATAGCTATGAAGTGGAATATCTTCCGGCACAAAAAGAGGATGCAGAAGGCAAAATTCGACTTGAAAAGGAAGCTGTGGATATGCAAGATCTCTACACGGATGTAATGAGGAGATCAAGCAGAGAAGGATTTCCTAGAGCCTCCAGTTTATCAAGTATTGACTCCATAATGACCCCAAGCGTAGGCGAATTAGACACTTGTAGCAGCACACATGCCAGCACTGAGCCGTCTGAATATGTCCGTGGAATAGATCCTAAAATGAAACGCTTGTCCTCTGGAAGAAGAGATGTTACGGCTGAGCCAGAGGTTATTCATCCTCAAGCACAGTCAACAACCCCTAATTGGCCAAGGACAAGATCAAAGTCAAGAATGGATAAAGGATGGATGGGGTTAACATCCGTGCAGGATCCTCCAACTCGATGTTCATGGGGGAATACCGGTGGTCAAGACAGGGAAGATATATCATCTACTGTATCTGATCCAGGTCCAATCTGGGATGCAGGACCCAAATGGGACACTGAACCGTCTGCTTGGGATGTAGAAAATTCGATCGAGCTGCCTGGTCCTCCTGAGGATATAGAGACAGGACTGAGGAAACAGAGCATCACTCCAATATTTGAGGATAAATGGGTTTCGAGAAAGGGACATTTCCTCGGCATCATGGTCTGTAACCATGCTTGTCGGACTGTGCAAAGTTCCCAAGTCGTGGCTCCCAATTCAGAACATGATGATGGTACAATGGATATGCTCTTGGTTCATGGGTGTGGAAGACTGAGGTTACTGAGGTTTTTTATACTTTTGCAAACAGGTCGACACCTTTCTCTTCCGTATGTTGAGTGTGTAAAG GTGAAATCAGTGAAGATAAAGGCGGGGAAAAATACGCATGACAGTTGCGGGATAGACGGGGAACTGTTTGCATTGCATGGAGAAGTGATATCGACAATGCTACCTGAACAATGCAGACTGATCGGTAACGCTCCTGGACGACATTCATAG